One window from the genome of Trabulsiella odontotermitis encodes:
- a CDS encoding glyoxalase: MTRLPEGIEVLFMAGLGPVTTNAKESEHLYKDLLRLPLETIDGYEGYLHSQHIPGIKYFAVWPLDKVALSCFGTDEWPDTLPAPQAWLEIEVADMRRATDILEREGYTLLTRLQEEPWGQTVTRFLSPEGLIMAVTHTPSLRDSPEKE; encoded by the coding sequence ATGACCCGTCTACCTGAAGGGATCGAAGTGTTATTTATGGCGGGACTGGGTCCTGTCACCACGAATGCGAAAGAAAGTGAGCATTTGTACAAAGACTTGTTACGACTGCCGCTTGAAACAATTGATGGTTATGAGGGATATCTGCATTCGCAACATATTCCGGGGATTAAATATTTTGCGGTCTGGCCGCTGGATAAAGTGGCGCTCTCGTGTTTTGGTACCGACGAATGGCCTGATACGTTACCGGCTCCTCAGGCCTGGCTTGAAATTGAAGTCGCCGATATGCGCCGCGCAACCGACATTCTGGAACGCGAAGGCTATACCTTGCTCACCCGTTTGCAGGAAGAGCCCTGGGGGCAGACCGTCACCCGTTTTCTCAGCCCTGAAGGGCTCATTATGGCAGTAACTCACACCCCGTCTTTACGCGATTCGCCGGAAAAGGAATGA
- the phnD gene encoding phosphonate ABC transporter substrate-binding protein translates to MKKSMTRAFRISTLMASLVLAWQVNAAEQPKELNLGILGGQNATQQIGDNQCVKQFLDKELNVDTKLRNSSDYSGVIQGLLGGKVDVVLSMSPSSYASVYISNPKAVDIVGIAVDDKDQSRGYHSVVIVKADSPYKTLEDLKGTAFGFADPDSTSGFLIPNQEFKQKFGGSADDKYKNHFSSVTFSGGHEQDILGVLNNQFAGAVTWASMVGDYNTGYTSGAFNRLIRMDHPDLMKQIRIIWQSPLIPNGPILVSNSLPADFKAKVIAAVKKLDKDDHACFVKAMGGTQHIGPGSVDDFKQIIEMKRELVTAR, encoded by the coding sequence ATGAAAAAATCGATGACTCGCGCATTTCGTATTTCCACCCTGATGGCAAGCCTGGTATTGGCCTGGCAGGTCAATGCGGCTGAACAACCTAAAGAACTTAATCTGGGTATTCTTGGCGGGCAAAATGCGACGCAGCAGATTGGTGATAACCAGTGTGTGAAGCAATTCCTCGACAAAGAATTAAATGTTGATACCAAACTGCGTAATTCTTCTGATTATTCTGGCGTTATTCAGGGGCTGCTCGGCGGTAAAGTGGACGTGGTGCTGAGTATGTCACCGTCATCTTACGCGTCGGTCTATATCAGCAACCCGAAAGCGGTTGATATTGTCGGCATCGCGGTTGACGATAAAGATCAGTCCCGTGGTTATCACTCTGTCGTGATTGTGAAAGCGGACAGCCCGTACAAAACGCTGGAAGACCTGAAAGGCACCGCGTTTGGCTTTGCTGACCCGGATTCCACCTCCGGCTTCCTGATCCCGAACCAGGAATTCAAACAGAAGTTTGGCGGTTCTGCGGACGACAAATACAAAAACCACTTCTCCAGTGTGACGTTCTCCGGCGGTCACGAGCAGGATATCCTCGGCGTGCTGAATAACCAGTTCGCGGGCGCCGTGACCTGGGCTTCAATGGTGGGTGATTACAATACCGGCTACACCTCCGGCGCGTTCAACCGCCTGATTCGGATGGATCATCCTGATCTGATGAAGCAAATCCGTATTATCTGGCAATCGCCGTTGATCCCGAATGGCCCGATTCTGGTGAGCAACAGCCTGCCGGCAGACTTTAAAGCCAAAGTTATTGCCGCGGTGAAAAAACTGGATAAAGACGATCACGCCTGTTTCGTCAAAGCCATGGGTGGCACACAGCACATCGGCCCGGGAAGCGTCGACGATTTCAAACAGATCATCGAGATGAAACGCGAGCTGGTTACTGCTCGTTGA
- the phnE gene encoding phosphonate ABC transporter, permease protein PhnE, with translation MKTWQTEPDLMTSRQQHAELYRAQPRYLRRIGLLALAIFLYYVWFFFQFGLPLAQALNGVQELGRYFLRMFVWRDFLNWPFQYYFTQILVTLGIVFAGTLTATVIALLLSFLAARNIMQGPVTRIIALLMRRLFDVLRGIDMAIWGLIFVRAVGLGPLAGVMAIIMQDTGLLGRLYAEGHEAVERSPGRGLMAVGANGLQKHRFGIFTQSFPTFLALSLYQIESNTRSAAVLGFVGAGGIGLIYAENMRLWNWDVVMFITLILVAVVMIMDTLSAWLRRRYIHGTPIPMFDDMKK, from the coding sequence ATGAAAACCTGGCAAACGGAACCTGATCTGATGACCAGCCGTCAGCAGCACGCGGAGTTGTACCGCGCGCAGCCTCGTTATTTGCGCCGCATCGGTCTGCTGGCGCTGGCGATATTCCTCTATTACGTCTGGTTTTTCTTCCAGTTTGGCCTCCCGCTGGCGCAGGCGCTTAATGGCGTGCAGGAGCTGGGGCGCTATTTTCTGCGTATGTTCGTCTGGCGAGATTTCCTCAACTGGCCGTTTCAGTATTACTTCACGCAAATCCTGGTCACTCTGGGGATCGTTTTTGCCGGCACCCTGACCGCGACGGTGATTGCACTGCTGCTGTCATTCCTCGCGGCGCGCAATATTATGCAGGGTCCGGTGACGCGCATTATCGCGTTGCTGATGCGTCGTTTGTTTGACGTACTGCGTGGCATTGATATGGCTATCTGGGGGTTGATTTTCGTCCGTGCAGTCGGGCTGGGGCCGCTGGCTGGCGTGATGGCGATCATCATGCAGGACACCGGGTTGCTGGGGCGTCTGTACGCGGAAGGGCATGAAGCGGTGGAGCGCTCACCGGGCCGCGGCCTGATGGCGGTCGGCGCTAACGGCCTGCAAAAACATCGCTTCGGCATCTTTACGCAATCCTTCCCGACCTTTCTTGCACTCAGCCTGTATCAGATTGAATCCAACACCCGTTCCGCGGCGGTGCTGGGGTTTGTTGGTGCAGGGGGGATCGGCCTGATTTACGCCGAGAACATGCGTTTGTGGAACTGGGATGTGGTGATGTTCATTACCCTCATCTTGGTGGCGGTGGTGATGATCATGGATACCCTTTCCGCCTGGCTGCGCCGTCGCTACATCCACGGAACGCCGATCCCGATGTTTGACGACATGAAAAAATAG
- the phnC gene encoding phosphonate ABC transporter ATP-binding protein: protein MNRAQAQNVIIEHAPTTLPQVNYLRLQNKKVLSVKNLYKSYNNHSPVLSDINFDLHAGEMVGVIGRSGAGKSTLLHVLNGTHPATSGEILDYPDVGTPRDVAVLRGRELNRWRSKCGMIFQDFCLVPRLDVLTNVLLGRLSQTSTLKSLFKVFSQEDRAKAIDLLEWLNMLPHALQRAENLSGGQMQRVAICRALIQNPSILLADEPVASLDPKNTQRIMRVLNDVSEQGISVIVNLHSIDLVKAYCTRAIGIAKGEIIFDGNPSLLTDDILHKLYGDEISQLH, encoded by the coding sequence ATGAACAGAGCACAAGCACAAAATGTAATAATTGAACATGCCCCAACGACGCTGCCGCAGGTGAATTACCTGCGCCTGCAAAATAAGAAAGTATTGAGCGTTAAGAATCTGTACAAATCGTATAACAATCATTCACCTGTTCTCTCAGATATTAATTTCGATCTGCATGCCGGTGAAATGGTAGGGGTTATCGGCCGCTCCGGTGCCGGTAAATCAACCCTGTTGCATGTCCTGAATGGCACCCATCCGGCGACCTCCGGCGAGATCCTGGATTACCCGGACGTCGGCACGCCGCGGGATGTCGCTGTGTTGCGCGGGCGTGAGCTGAACCGCTGGCGCAGCAAATGCGGGATGATTTTCCAGGATTTCTGCCTGGTACCGCGGCTGGATGTGCTGACCAACGTTCTGCTCGGGCGCCTCAGCCAGACGTCAACGCTGAAATCGCTGTTCAAGGTCTTTTCGCAGGAAGACAGGGCGAAAGCCATCGACCTGCTGGAATGGCTGAACATGCTGCCGCATGCCCTGCAACGCGCGGAAAATCTCTCCGGCGGGCAGATGCAGCGCGTCGCGATTTGCCGGGCGCTGATCCAGAACCCTTCCATTCTGCTGGCCGACGAACCCGTCGCCTCACTGGATCCCAAAAATACCCAGCGCATCATGCGCGTGCTGAATGACGTCAGCGAACAGGGGATCAGCGTCATCGTCAATCTTCATTCCATCGACCTGGTGAAAGCGTACTGCACGCGTGCGATTGGCATCGCGAAGGGTGAGATTATTTTCGACGGTAATCCATCCCTGTTAACCGATGACATTCTGCACAAACTTTATGGCGATGAAATCAGCCAGTTACATTAA
- a CDS encoding catalase family peroxidase: MTTTPLTTGQKIARLALVGLVPLVLILLFLWVGGWLTPQRLTSDKLITVLQQSGGEHPGYRRNHAKGICVTGSFLSNGNASAISRASVFSPGETPVTGRFALAGGNPAAPDYAVPVRSMALAFQLPGGEQWRTGMNAMPFFPISTVEDFYELQVATLPDPATGKPNPEKFKAFIAKHPQMLPFLAWSKQYVPSSSWASDRFNGLNAFRFINRSGETHLVRWSMVPHASYQPITADDKNNSNFLQTDLQQRLAQGPLKWDLLITVANAGDDGSDAAKSWPADRQTINAGTLVLTSATAQAQGSCNDINYDPLILPDGIAASDDPLLNARSSAYAKSYNARTREQAGEHL, encoded by the coding sequence ATGACGACCACTCCACTAACCACCGGCCAGAAAATCGCGCGTCTCGCGCTGGTCGGCCTTGTTCCACTGGTACTGATTTTATTATTTTTGTGGGTCGGCGGCTGGCTGACGCCGCAGCGCCTGACCTCCGATAAGCTGATCACGGTGTTGCAGCAGTCCGGCGGCGAGCATCCGGGTTATCGCCGTAACCATGCCAAAGGCATTTGCGTGACCGGCAGTTTCCTCTCCAACGGCAACGCCAGCGCGATTTCGCGCGCCTCAGTGTTTTCGCCAGGCGAGACGCCGGTCACCGGGCGCTTTGCCCTTGCTGGCGGTAACCCGGCCGCGCCGGATTACGCCGTACCCGTGCGCAGCATGGCGCTGGCGTTTCAGTTGCCCGGCGGCGAACAGTGGCGCACCGGTATGAACGCCATGCCGTTCTTCCCGATCTCCACAGTAGAAGATTTCTACGAGCTTCAGGTCGCCACGCTACCGGATCCGGCGACCGGCAAACCGAACCCGGAAAAATTTAAGGCGTTTATTGCGAAACATCCGCAAATGTTGCCTTTCCTTGCCTGGTCTAAACAATATGTCCCGTCGTCAAGCTGGGCCAGTGACCGCTTCAATGGCCTGAACGCGTTTCGCTTTATCAATCGCTCGGGAGAAACGCATCTGGTGCGCTGGAGCATGGTGCCGCACGCCAGCTATCAGCCGATCACCGCGGACGATAAAAATAACAGCAATTTCCTGCAGACCGATCTGCAACAACGGCTGGCGCAGGGGCCATTGAAATGGGATCTGCTGATCACCGTCGCTAATGCCGGGGATGACGGCAGCGATGCGGCGAAAAGCTGGCCTGCTGATCGGCAAACCATTAATGCCGGCACGTTAGTGCTGACCAGTGCCACTGCCCAGGCGCAAGGGTCGTGCAACGACATCAACTATGATCCGCTGATTTTGCCGGACGGCATTGCCGCTTCCGACGATCCTTTACTCAATGCGCGTTCTTCGGCCTATGCCAAATCCTACAACGCGCGCACCCGTGAACAGGCAGGAGAGCATTTATGA
- a CDS encoding helix-turn-helix domain-containing protein, protein MNSDSGGLEPISGNHHSGATQFFFAPSMPLRGHISHYTVQLRNACELPSARPLTIIPDASGCLVFTVNHGRVKPVFWGPNSETHQVMRDFNTITLRLLVEFLPGGAFGLFGSLPLHELHNSQCLLDAIDPALDRLFRCVVERHYATWPVLLQAVDDVLVRRFGAVVEKPLLRQVLIHASPLNGSIRLNTLTDMTSYSARHINRLCQERIGVSWKSFVRIVRINEACRRISHGVADLRTLACDLDFHDQAHFSKDFKALCGVTPSDYQRNPSHFYAEETKLCMNLPGRYAR, encoded by the coding sequence ATGAATTCTGACTCAGGTGGACTGGAGCCCATTTCAGGCAACCATCATAGTGGGGCGACGCAATTTTTCTTCGCGCCGTCGATGCCATTGCGTGGCCATATATCACATTACACCGTGCAATTGCGTAATGCCTGTGAGCTGCCGTCGGCACGCCCGCTGACGATCATCCCGGATGCCAGCGGCTGCCTGGTGTTCACCGTGAATCACGGGCGCGTGAAACCGGTTTTTTGGGGGCCGAACAGCGAAACGCATCAGGTGATGCGGGATTTCAACACCATCACGCTGCGTCTGCTGGTGGAGTTTCTGCCGGGCGGGGCATTCGGGCTTTTCGGCAGTCTTCCTTTACATGAACTGCATAACAGCCAGTGCCTGCTGGATGCCATTGACCCTGCGCTGGACAGACTCTTTCGTTGCGTAGTGGAAAGGCATTACGCCACCTGGCCGGTTCTTCTTCAGGCCGTTGATGACGTGCTGGTGCGGCGCTTCGGCGCGGTCGTGGAAAAACCGCTCTTGCGCCAGGTGCTGATTCACGCTTCTCCATTGAACGGGAGCATTCGTCTTAATACTCTGACCGATATGACGTCATACAGTGCCCGGCATATTAACCGCTTGTGCCAGGAAAGAATTGGCGTCTCCTGGAAATCGTTTGTCCGTATTGTCAGGATTAATGAAGCGTGTCGGCGCATCAGTCACGGTGTCGCCGACCTGCGCACACTTGCCTGTGATCTCGATTTCCATGATCAGGCCCACTTCAGTAAAGACTTTAAAGCGCTTTGTGGCGTCACGCCGTCTGACTATCAGCGGAACCCGTCTCATTTTTATGCCGAGGAAACGAAACTGTGCATGAATCTGCCGGGCCGCTATGCCCGCTGA
- a CDS encoding DapH/DapD/GlmU-related protein produces the protein MKLAKLAETWIDPSVRIRECHIGLQCEVLASSVMEYSTLGDFSYLGEYVTVADATIGKFVAIANNVRIGAPNHPMERPSQHRITYCPEYYSVNAVRDHAFFSHRRDAVVTIGNDVWIGHGAIVLPGVTVGDGAVIAAGAVVSKDVAPYTIVGGVPARTIRLRFAPHFGAQLQQIAWWNWPLETIIERLADFQDDDIAAFCEKWGNS, from the coding sequence ATGAAGCTGGCAAAATTAGCAGAAACCTGGATTGACCCCAGCGTCCGGATCCGTGAATGCCATATCGGTTTGCAGTGTGAAGTGCTTGCCAGCAGCGTGATGGAATACAGTACGCTGGGCGATTTTTCCTATCTCGGCGAATACGTGACGGTGGCCGACGCGACCATTGGCAAGTTTGTGGCGATTGCCAACAATGTGCGCATCGGCGCGCCGAACCACCCGATGGAGCGCCCGTCGCAGCATCGCATCACCTATTGCCCGGAATACTATTCCGTCAATGCCGTGCGTGATCATGCGTTTTTCTCTCATCGCCGTGACGCCGTGGTCACCATCGGTAACGATGTCTGGATTGGCCACGGCGCGATTGTGTTGCCGGGAGTGACGGTCGGTGACGGCGCGGTCATCGCCGCCGGTGCCGTGGTGAGTAAAGACGTTGCACCCTACACCATCGTCGGCGGCGTTCCCGCCAGAACCATTCGTTTACGATTCGCACCGCATTTCGGTGCTCAGTTGCAGCAGATTGCGTGGTGGAACTGGCCGCTGGAGACCATCATCGAGCGGCTGGCGGATTTTCAGGATGACGATATTGCGGCGTTTTGCGAGAAGTGGGGAAATTCGTAG
- the phnE gene encoding phosphonate ABC transporter, permease protein PhnE codes for MRNTEFERYFREIKLRQTRDTFTWSILLLALYFAAGNIAEFNLLTVWRSLPNFLDYIVETIPTLHVSVLFADSHTKGSLAYWGYRLPIQLPLIWETLQLALASTLAAAGLATVFSFLAASNAWSPAWVRYSIRALVAFLRTMPELAWAVIFVMAFGIGAIPGFLALMLHTIGSLTKLFYEAIESAQDKPVRGLAACGATPFQRMRFALWPQVKPVFISYSFMRMEINFRSSTILGLVGAGGIGQELMTNIKLDRYDQVSMTLLLIIVVVSLLDMLSGRLRHWVLEGNK; via the coding sequence ATGCGAAATACCGAATTTGAACGTTACTTTCGGGAGATAAAGCTACGCCAGACGCGGGATACTTTCACCTGGTCAATCTTATTGCTGGCGCTGTACTTCGCGGCGGGTAATATCGCGGAATTCAATCTGTTGACCGTCTGGCGCTCGCTGCCGAACTTTCTCGATTACATTGTCGAAACCATTCCCACGCTGCATGTGTCCGTGCTGTTTGCCGATTCACATACCAAAGGCTCGCTGGCCTACTGGGGCTACCGGCTGCCGATTCAACTGCCGCTGATCTGGGAAACCCTGCAACTGGCGCTGGCATCGACGCTGGCCGCCGCCGGGCTGGCGACGGTGTTCTCTTTCCTTGCCGCCAGCAACGCCTGGTCGCCCGCCTGGGTACGTTACAGCATCCGGGCGTTAGTCGCCTTTTTACGCACTATGCCGGAACTGGCGTGGGCGGTGATTTTCGTGATGGCGTTTGGTATTGGCGCCATTCCCGGTTTTCTGGCGCTGATGCTGCACACCATCGGCAGCCTGACAAAACTGTTTTATGAAGCTATCGAAAGCGCGCAGGACAAACCCGTACGCGGCCTGGCGGCCTGCGGCGCCACACCGTTTCAGCGCATGCGTTTCGCGCTCTGGCCGCAAGTGAAGCCTGTCTTCATCTCCTACAGCTTTATGCGCATGGAGATTAATTTTCGCTCCTCGACCATTCTCGGTCTGGTAGGGGCGGGGGGCATCGGCCAGGAGCTGATGACCAACATTAAACTCGATCGTTACGATCAGGTGAGCATGACGCTGCTGTTGATCATTGTTGTGGTCTCGCTACTGGACATGCTCTCTGGACGTCTGCGTCACTGGGTACTGGAGGGAAACAAATGA